In the genome of Actinobacillus genomosp. 1, the window TAAATCACCGAGTCTATTACGATTATGCTTTTCTATTCCGGCATCCACTTTATTGATGCTGTCTGCATTGTCTCTTTCCCAATCTTCTAAAGGTTTGATGTGCTCTACATAATAGTCCCATTTAACTTTTTGAGCCAGATAACGTTCACTACCTAACAATATAAACGGTCTAGAAGGTCTTTTAAATGTACCATCTTCATCAAACCATTCACTTTCAACAAACCAAGGTTGCTCGGTTAAATCATCAAATGGAAATTTTGGTTGTGGAGTGGACGGGGGCGTTGCACCAAAATATGCCCAAATAGGACTGTCAGCCCCATATTGTCCTGCTGAGGTATAAGTACAACTTTCTTTTCCATTGATATAATCACAATTTACTTCATTACGAATCGCTAATGGCGTATCTGGGGTGATCACATCTCCTGCTTTTAAAACAGCAGGTTCGGCACCATCATTTTTATAAACTAATTGACCAGCTCGACTCCAGCCTGCCCAACGCAGTAATTTCATTGGAATATGTGGGTCATTTTCGTTAATACTGGATTTATCACCATTTAATTCATTAGTAAAATCAGTTTTTAAATTGCCACGTTCATTACGCCCCATAGGAACAATATAGGTTTCACTAACAGGGCGACTGTCTAATTTCGTTATATCTGTCGGTGCCATGCCAGTTTTAACATGTTCAACCTCAAAATGTGTATTGTTATTCTGAATTTGATTGATATTAAGCCCAATATTCCTTTCCGCTTCAATTACACTACTATTATTGCGTAAAGTTTCAGCCTGGCCTGCTGCTTGGTTATCCGAATTTAATGTACGACCAAATCGCATATCTCCAGCACTAAACAGAATAGCTCCAATTTGGTTATCTGCTAAATAATGCTCCGTATTATTTTCAATTTCCCTTGCTGCAATATCTAAATCACCGCGAGCAGCAACGACCGCAGATTTAATGTTTCCACTGTCATAATTTTTATCGCTGTTTTCAATGCGATCGGCTTGGAGGGCAATATGATCACCGTAAATTCGTCCTTCTCCGGTATTCACAATACTTCCACCAGCTTTAATGACGGTCTCAGCATTGTCCAATGGGCTAATGCTATTGATTAAGCCTTCATTGTGAACATCACCTTTGGCTGTTAGTTGGGTATTGGCACTACTTATACGACCACTAAGCTGGTTGGTAATGTGGTTAGCATTGAGCGTAACACTATCATCTGCATACAGTTGATGTTGGTTGACTAAGTTTCCTGCTGTGGTAATGGAAAGTGTATTATTGGCGTGAATAGCATTACCAGTAATGAAATCTTGCTGTTGTGTTAATTCAATATCCCGCCCTTCAATATGACCATCCGTAGTGATCTCATTTGCAGAAATCGATAATTTTCCAGCCGCTTGCAATTGACCCTGTTGGTTATCCAGTCTGAGATCTTTCCCTTCAATATGAACGGCATTATCACCAGTGATTCCACCTTGACGGTTATCAATCTGCTGGCTGATTTTTAATTCACTTTGTGCACGGCTATGTATTTTTCCCTGCTTATTATTCAGCATTTGAGCAGTCACAGTTAATGTTGTCGATAAAATACCTTGAGTCATCTTCTCGGCAGACGAAGTCGTGTGGCTATTATTGAGATGAGCCGTGCTAATGTTTAGGACATTTCCACTTTCAATCAACGAGCCGGTTTCATTGACTTTTTGGTTGTTAATCTCTGAGGTTGCATTTAAGATAAGAGAGTGTTGAGTTCGAATTTCGCCACCACGATTATCTAGTTCATTCGTTTGTAGGCGGATATCGCCCAATCCATGAATTTTGCCACCTTGTTGATTATCTATTTGTGATGTTGCTTGAATATTAGCCAAGTTTTTAGCATAGAGTGTACCTTGATGATTAGTCAGCGTATTACTTTTCAACATCAAATTATCTTGGCTGATCACTTTACCTTGTTGGTTATCCAATCCTTGTTGTAGATTGAGTGTAAGTGTATCTTGTTTGTTATAAACTACACCCTGTTGATTATTCAGATCTTTGGTATGAATAGTTGATGATTGTGCAGCGGTAATATAGCCTTGGGTATTGTCTATTGCTTCTGTTGAGGTAAGGGCTACAGTGCCATCAATAGCACGAATTTGCCCTTCACGGTTATTGACGGAAGTTGCAGTGACATCAAGTTGTTTATCCGTTTTCAGTTGACCAAATTGGTTGTTAATGTTACCGCTAACTTGAATATCGAGTAAATCGCTACCTTGTATCACACCGGCTTGATTTTCTATCGCAGCCGAGGTGATCTGTGTTTGCAACCCGCTCACTCTACCATTGTTGTTATGAAGAGATTGGTTAATTGAGAGAACTTGATTAGCAATCGAAGAAATTGTGCCTGTTTCATTCTCGATGGTTTTGGCATTGATGGTTTGATTTTGTTGGCTTAATACATAGCCTTGTTGATTCAAAAATTGCTGGGTAGTTACCACCAACTGCCCAAGAGAAACAATCCCCAGTTGTTGAGATTCTTCGGCATCGTTCTTCTGAGTTTGTTGATTATTAAGATTACCTTGGTGGGTATTAATTAGCATGCCTTGACGGCTTTGAACTAAACCACGTAAGTTATTCAACTCACCACTATTAAGAGTCAGCGTTGAGCCTGCACTGATTTTCCCTTGCTCATTAGTGACTGCCTGAGTTTGTGCATTGATATCAAGATGCCCTTCTTCGGCAATGATGACCCCATTGCGATTATTCAGCTCATGGCTATGAATAGTTGCACTATTGTGTGCAACTATCTCACTTTGTTGATTATCTACTTGGCCGGATACGATCATCGTGAGATTTTTAGCTTGCAGTAGGCTTTGCTGTGTCGAGCGAATATTGCCATTAGCATTCAAATTTAGAGCTTCTGATGCAATAATTTTTCCCTGCTGTTGTTCAAGCTCAGTGAATTTCGCATCAATAGCGTGAGCCGAAATCGTGCCATTATCATTATCAATACTTGATGTATTTAACTGTAAATCTGCTCCAGAGGTAATCACTCCTTTGTCATTTTGTAAGTTATTATGGTTGGTATTAAGTAAAGCTGTGTGCTGTGCTTGCACTAAACCTTGTTGGTTATTGAAGGCACCACTATTGATATTCAACACCTCACCTGAGACTATTTTACCTCGCTCATTATTGATTTGTTGTGCTTGGCTATTCATAGTCAAATTCCCTTTTTCGGTAAGGAGTAGGCCATCCTGGTTATTTATGGCTTTGCTATGAATAGTCAGATGTTCTGTTGCCGAGATTTCACTTTCGGTATTTGTGAGGGTATTTTTGACATTAAATGTTGCTTTATCGGCGGCAATTACACTATTTTCTGTGGACTGTAATATTCCAGTACTAATTTCTAATACACTTGCACCTATTTTTCCAGCACGTTGTGTTATGGAGTCAGATGCTGAAAGTGTCAAGCTTTTACCGCCGTAGATGGTCCCATTACTGTTTTCCACTTGCTCGGCATTGAGCGAAAGTTGCTCTGTACTTTGTAATGCCCCCAAACGGTTAATCAATGAGCCCACTGATATCTCAGATGATTGTGCAGAAATAGTCCCTTGTTGATTTTCAAGGTGACGAGTATTGAGATTAAGTTGCACATGTGAAGTAATGTTGCCTTGTGTATTATTGATCGCTTGTTGAGTATCAATACTTGTATTCCCTGTGATACTTTGAATTGCACCAAGAAGGTTATTTAATCTTTGACTTCGAATGGTTAACTCACCAAGAGTATTTAAACGGCTCTGCTGATTACTAAATGTATCAGCAATTTGAATGTTTGCAGTACCTGCCGCAATTAAACTGTTTTGCTCGCTGTTTAAACGTGTTGCATTGATAGAGAGAGTATCGGCACCTAGTTGTCCCGCAATTTGGTTAATATCCGTTGCTGTGATATTTGCTTTACTTTGAGCAGAAATGATCCCGCCATTATTTTGTATAATAGGCGTAGTTATCTCTAATGTATTCAGAGATTTTATTAAGCCTTTGTGATTATTCAGTTCAGTGGCTAGAAGTATTTGACCACTGCGACTGGCCAAATAGCCGTGCTGGTTCTCTAATTTACCTGTATTTAAGTCTAATTTGCCGAGAGTCACAATACCAGTTTCATTAGATAGCGTATTATGATTAATCAGTGCTTGGCCGTGAGTATTGATGCGAATATCATCTTCACTTTGAATTGCTCCTTGCGAATTATCCAATTCACCACTATTAATTGTTAGTGTTGCAGTAGAACGAATTTTACCCTGTGAAGAATCTACTTTTCCAAGCCCTGCCTCAATGACTAATTTACGTCCAGAAATTAACTGACCTTGTCGATTATCCACTCCCTGGGAATGAATAGTTAAATCACCTTGTGTTTTAAAGGTACCGCCTTGGTTTTTGAGTAGATCATTGACAGAGAGTTTCAGCTCATCCGTGCCCGTCTGTTCCCAAACTGCATTTTGTGTATTGAGCGAACCTTGATGAGAAGTGATTTTTTCTGCTTTAAGGTAGCTTTGTTGCGTTTGGAGTTCGGTTGGTGTACTTAATGATAGGGTTTTATCTGCAATCAACGTTGCATTATTCGCTTGAATGTGACCTTGATGAGCTGTCGCATTCACAGAGTAAGCTGAGGTATGGCTATTATCAAGATCGATTTCTGAACCTTGAACATTGATCTTACCTGAAGCAATATTTTTTCCCTGTAAGGCTGCTTTTGTCGCGGCCGAAACCGTAATATCTTTTCCTTGAGCAGAATGGGGTTCAAGAGAACGCACCTCACCTTGTGCGGTATCTTTGACTTCTACACCGGCTGCAATGAGTGATTGGGTTGAAGCTCTCACTTTAGGTGCTTGATAGGTAATGCTACCTTTAGCGACAGATTCTCCATTCTGGGTAATTTGGGAGGATGCAGTTTTATGGATATGACCATGACGAGCAACAATCGAGCCGTCTTGCTTAATATCAGCGGTACTGTTCAGTTTGATATCGCCTTGTTTATTTTCAATCTTGCCTTTGTTTTCAATCCCGTTACTTGCAGTTAAAGTCACTGGTTTAGCTGCATTAAGTGTACCGGTATTGACAATTCGACCTTGGCTATCAATTTGTAGGGTTTCAGCACTTGCGCCAATATGTCCAGCATTACGAACGCCCACTCCATTTTCCGTGCCGATGAGGTGAATTTTGCCGGAGTACATTCCTCCCAACTCCCCCACATCGATTGCCACTTGGGGTTTAACTTCCCCTGCAAGCGGTTGGTTTGTGTGGATAATTTGCAAATTTTTGTCTGTTTCCGACCGCTTGACAGTGTTTTTACCTGTGATGACTTTAGTCTCTTTCTTCGACCAAATTCCAGCATTCACTTCGGTTTCTCGAGCGATGATTTCGGTGTAATCCACACGGCTATTGTCCAAGCCTTTACCACTGACTTTTACCTTGCCGGCTTCAACCTTGAAATTATCGACTTGACCGTTTTTGATTTCAGGCTTACCTGTTGTAAAAGTCGCTCTACCGGAATTAATAATCCCACAACCTTCACAATGCAATCCGCTTGGGTTGGCAATAATCACATCGGCTTTTTTACCTGCAACTTCCACATAACCTTTCATCACCGAAGGCTTGTTAGAATTAACTTCGTTTAAAATGACTTTCGCTTCACCTCGGGCAAGATAGGGGTTGCCTTGCACCATACCTGCTTGCTGGGTTTGCGTATTGGTACGGCTGTTATTTAAAATCGCTCCTTTTTCGGCGACATCAAATTGGCTGTATTTGTTGTGAGAAAGCCCTTTATCGTTAGGGGTTTGAATATTGACTTGAGGCAATCCATTCGCTGTCTGTAGTACAATCGGTTGCTGATTTTTCGGGGCAGATTTATCCGCTTGAATAATTAAGGTTTCAGCAAGTGCACTATCTGAAAAGGCAACAAAACCCAAGGCACAAAATAGGCTAAAGGTTAAGGGTTTTAATTGTGCCACTACATGAGAAATACTAAAATCATTTCTTTCAGTTGATTTACCTTCCGATTTTGCTAGTTCAGAGACGACAACTAAACGCTGTAAAGTTTTACTGAAAATGACACGAAAACATTGTTTGTTCATACTTAATCCTTAAATTTGCCAAATTTGGCTTACCCGAAAAATGAATTAAAAACTGTAGCCGATATTGAAACCGGCAACACCATCGGACGTTCTAAAACCTTCCGGTTTACGCATCGGTCTGCCCATAAATACATCGTAGCTAAACCCTTTTACACCACCTCGTAACCCGATTGCCGTTCCCATTAGATGATGCCCCAGTTGATTTTCCGTAGACCATCCGGATACTCGGCCACCGTCCACTGCCCAATAAAAAGCGTGGTTTGGGCTAAATTGCCAACTTAGCTCGTTTCGCCAGTTCCAGCCACGTTCACCTGAAAGGGAAAGCTCGCCGTCAAAACCTCGCACGGTATAACGCCCACCAATCGAAAAACGGTCTTGGGCAATCAGTGGCGTTTTATTCCATTGGGCATTCAAACTACTTTGCCATTGCCAAGATTGACTTCCCCATTGAAATGGTTTTGTTAAACTCAGACTTGCCGTAATAATTTTAGGACGAGAGGTACCTTCGCCAAATAGCTCTTCCGGTGCAGATAACGCACCACGAGCCGCGGTTCCCCGTTTGAAATTTGCCGAAAGTTCCAGCGTGGCTGTCGGGAAATATTCTTTATGATTAAATCCAGCTTCCCAACCGGCCATTCGGCGTTTTTGCACCTCAATTTCCGCACCGTCAATATAGTTTTGCGATTGGCGAGACCAGAGAGAGCCTGAAACAGCCGTTTTACGTTTCGCATCTCGATAGAGTAGATAAGAAAGCGTGAGTTTGTCCGTATCACTTTCGCCGGCGTAGATATAACTATTATCAAATGCCCCAAAGACTTCTTGATGATATCGGCTTTGATTATGGGAAAAGGCTAAATTCCAGTAACCGAGCGGCACGGAATAATAGAGCGTGAAATTTTTACTGGCTCGGCGACCACGGTCATCGCCTTTTTGTTTAATTGAGTGTGTGAAAGAGGTATAGAAAAGATCGTTTGCGGAGAAAATATTATCGATGGAGAGTGTGCCGCTGGCTTGCCATTTTCCTGTTGAAGTCGAACCTGCATCATCCAGTCCTAAGTTTAGACGAAATGGAAAAGCTTGGTTATAACTGATTTTTAAATCACTGTCGCCCACTTCCGCTTTATCACTTTCACTCGGCAAAATTTCAATATTTGCCTCGACGGTTGGCGCACGTTTTAAATTTTCAAGGGATTGCTCAATATCTCGGATGTTGAGTAAGTCACCCGAATCAAAGGTTAAAGCCGTAAGAGCATGTAAGCGCGTAAAACGAGGTACATTGCCACTGTCTGCCACAATCGTATTACGCACTTTACCCGGAATGACGGTTAAAACTAATTTTCCACCTCTCAAATCTTGCTCTTCAGTCACCACTCGAGTTGTCACATAACCACGGCTTATAATTTCATTTTGAATTTGCTTCATCAAAACACCTAACCCCTCGCCACCAAAACAGTGCGGTAGAGTAAACTTTAATGTTTGAGCTGCGTTATCAAAAGCCCACTGGAATTGACTTTGTGGGGTGGAAGAACCGTAATCAGTTAGCGTGATTTGGTGGATTGGATAGCAGGGAGATTCAGTATGAGAGAGTAAAAGTGATTCAGAGGAAGATGTATCGAGACGAATATCGGGGTGATTCTGTAATTGTTCGGCTTGTGCCTGTTGATGCTGTTGCTGGCGTTGTTGTTGGGTGGCGTCGATGCCGCTTAATCTATTATCAAGCGTATTAGCGAAAGCGGTGGTTGCTAACGCTGAAGAAATGAAGCTTAAAATGAAGGTTTGATGGTATCTCATAAGGTCAATAGAAGCTGTTATTCAGTTTGAAAGAGTGTATAAAATTCTTCACATTTTTGCAAATTTAAGTATAAAATATCAACAAATAAAAGTGTCAAAATAGAGTGTAAAAAACTATGAAAATTGCTGTTTATATTTACAAATTTATTTTTCAAATTTAAATGTTTTTAATAAATGATTGATTTAAAAGATGCTTTTTATTTACATTTTATAGACATATGTAAACAACCATTCTAAATTCTACATGTATAAAAAATGCCGCCTGAACATTGCTCTCAGACGGCATTTTTTAATCCCAATGAAATACCACTTTCAAACCTGTTGCATCTGCAAAATTTTGAATGGCTTTACGTAGTCCTTTTGCTGATAAATTTATATA includes:
- a CDS encoding hemagglutinin repeat-containing protein, translated to MNKQCFRVIFSKTLQRLVVVSELAKSEGKSTERNDFSISHVVAQLKPLTFSLFCALGFVAFSDSALAETLIIQADKSAPKNQQPIVLQTANGLPQVNIQTPNDKGLSHNKYSQFDVAEKGAILNNSRTNTQTQQAGMVQGNPYLARGEAKVILNEVNSNKPSVMKGYVEVAGKKADVIIANPSGLHCEGCGIINSGRATFTTGKPEIKNGQVDNFKVEAGKVKVSGKGLDNSRVDYTEIIARETEVNAGIWSKKETKVITGKNTVKRSETDKNLQIIHTNQPLAGEVKPQVAIDVGELGGMYSGKIHLIGTENGVGVRNAGHIGASAETLQIDSQGRIVNTGTLNAAKPVTLTASNGIENKGKIENKQGDIKLNSTADIKQDGSIVARHGHIHKTASSQITQNGESVAKGSITYQAPKVRASTQSLIAAGVEVKDTAQGEVRSLEPHSAQGKDITVSAATKAALQGKNIASGKINVQGSEIDLDNSHTSAYSVNATAHQGHIQANNATLIADKTLSLSTPTELQTQQSYLKAEKITSHQGSLNTQNAVWEQTGTDELKLSVNDLLKNQGGTFKTQGDLTIHSQGVDNRQGQLISGRKLVIEAGLGKVDSSQGKIRSTATLTINSGELDNSQGAIQSEDDIRINTHGQALINHNTLSNETGIVTLGKLDLNTGKLENQHGYLASRSGQILLATELNNHKGLIKSLNTLEITTPIIQNNGGIISAQSKANITATDINQIAGQLGADTLSINATRLNSEQNSLIAAGTANIQIADTFSNQQSRLNTLGELTIRSQRLNNLLGAIQSITGNTSIDTQQAINNTQGNITSHVQLNLNTRHLENQQGTISAQSSEISVGSLINRLGALQSTEQLSLNAEQVENSNGTIYGGKSLTLSASDSITQRAGKIGASVLEISTGILQSTENSVIAADKATFNVKNTLTNTESEISATEHLTIHSKAINNQDGLLLTEKGNLTMNSQAQQINNERGKIVSGEVLNINSGAFNNQQGLVQAQHTALLNTNHNNLQNDKGVITSGADLQLNTSSIDNDNGTISAHAIDAKFTELEQQQGKIIASEALNLNANGNIRSTQQSLLQAKNLTMIVSGQVDNQQSEIVAHNSATIHSHELNNRNGVIIAEEGHLDINAQTQAVTNEQGKISAGSTLTLNSGELNNLRGLVQSRQGMLINTHQGNLNNQQTQKNDAEESQQLGIVSLGQLVVTTQQFLNQQGYVLSQQNQTINAKTIENETGTISSIANQVLSINQSLHNNNGRVSGLQTQITSAAIENQAGVIQGSDLLDIQVSGNINNQFGQLKTDKQLDVTATSVNNREGQIRAIDGTVALTSTEAIDNTQGYITAAQSSTIHTKDLNNQQGVVYNKQDTLTLNLQQGLDNQQGKVISQDNLMLKSNTLTNHQGTLYAKNLANIQATSQIDNQQGGKIHGLGDIRLQTNELDNRGGEIRTQHSLILNATSEINNQKVNETGSLIESGNVLNISTAHLNNSHTTSSAEKMTQGILSTTLTVTAQMLNNKQGKIHSRAQSELKISQQIDNRQGGITGDNAVHIEGKDLRLDNQQGQLQAAGKLSISANEITTDGHIEGRDIELTQQQDFITGNAIHANNTLSITTAGNLVNQHQLYADDSVTLNANHITNQLSGRISSANTQLTAKGDVHNEGLINSISPLDNAETVIKAGGSIVNTGEGRIYGDHIALQADRIENSDKNYDSGNIKSAVVAARGDLDIAAREIENNTEHYLADNQIGAILFSAGDMRFGRTLNSDNQAAGQAETLRNNSSVIEAERNIGLNINQIQNNNTHFEVEHVKTGMAPTDITKLDSRPVSETYIVPMGRNERGNLKTDFTNELNGDKSSINENDPHIPMKLLRWAGWSRAGQLVYKNDGAEPAVLKAGDVITPDTPLAIRNEVNCDYINGKESCTYTSAGQYGADSPIWAYFGATPPSTPQPKFPFDDLTEQPWFVESEWFDEDGTFKRPSRPFILLGSERYLAQKVKWDYYVEHIKPLEDWERDNADSINKVDAGIEKHNRNRLGDLADKYYRDFWRLHINNHRVDESKVTRTVAGQILAGGNIDFDSRSFTNDKSIVIAGQNIALKDQIHNIDEEGLHRITDTGDKVFTFDKWRGGFKRYFQRKWENHGPYTRIIETPFDMKLFRVDEKVNYDDKKLTSDSHKEGTAHNLSLSSLNIQDNQFSAQGDQNLGSLNGDDNAQFIGLNTSDKTQLEHWQGKGQTVSSQGVTNNFTPVRQLSRIELGNETEVRSIQPDLAIPQNVLYRVNANPNSQVLIETDPDFTNQKRWLSSDYMFNALRYEPNQMQKRIGDGFYEQRLIREQINRLTGRQFVGNYTDFDSQYRSLMDAGLTFAQKFNLRPGIALTPNQVAQLTTDIVWFENQSVRLPNGKVETVLVPKVYAMAKKGDITGNGTLLSGNKVTHKGGEFINNGTVTGRELVQFDSESIRNTGKITGGAIVGNLSGDVENIGGTIEADRAILLNVAGNFTHRSTTHTTEVREVDYERTDTTIARKGLLHVKGKDGRLQINANNIDISGADVINDGQGSTYLSAKNQLNLTALQVGFNEKMGGGNHYRNESVNDVVISRIKGNGDVTLSAKDIYSQGADFDAKARLELIAENDIVLGSATRSTDYAEYHRIKSGSALGRSTKTSLDTDQQVIQLGTKLSASDILLSAKHDVTATNLQAIADNDVVISGGNNVTIQNDVNRFKTTSIREKSKSGVFSGGGIGITFGKQSAKHEHEAEGWEGSEARSTLGSLSGNITVSAGHHAQLAGVDAIASKELGKQILVEGKSTYIGASEDTLSSKERHEQKQSGLTIAFSSAVTDGVMAAKQALDRSDEVKDERLGALLKVKAANEAYDTVQKAKKVIDALKSNGDTAEKLANSDAKISVSIGSSKSVSTSHTQQTTHKGSELDAGKVIVRATGGDNTISGSKINATRTELEGNNVNLLGTTDTQTNRSDNKSSSWSVGVFVGKSQGSTGFGVEGAVNVGKGHSNSDSNVQNQTEINSDSLSIKTKETTTLKGAVANINHLELDTKNLHIESVQDTEKYDSKQTQGGVSASFAWGSGGSASAQFSQNKAKVDYAQVTQQSGFNIQESSQINVEENTHLKAGIINAQGDKANHQMTTGTLTTEAIENRSDIEVSSVSAGASTDMGQMATMAVGAALSALGNMSESERSQTKAAISDNINLTITDNEKQKALTGKTVEETLQSLNRDTTNANQAVEKADLAAIQERQEMAQVIGELSQSAINHLVESHLKEANEKRQEAEAIEQENPVKAMALKAQAKAIEAEYGLGSNLQMGIRAATAALQGLATGSVESAAVGAVSPYLNKLIKEQTTNADGTLNKEANLIAHAVLGAVEAHVTGNNVAAGALGALTAEAAAPEIMKVLYKTDEPESLTDSQKQNVANLSQIAAGLAGGLTGDSTASGIVGAEIGKRAVENNLFGTILNNPQADWQGLAEGEKVKKAVEKKVTEKAIEEVVDVTDKYAPHYITIGGELYVVGVKGIINLRNGDVFLSGNFSPLVLPNRGIGAAASFGWVVNLEQTDIKNTRAERITGDSLSNNVISGTSVSATGCYYACVGYGQTVSTNPKDKVYKTIEVGIGMGLKGNIQGTSGSISEEKTIKIGD
- a CDS encoding ShlB/FhaC/HecB family hemolysin secretion/activation protein encodes the protein MRYHQTFILSFISSALATTAFANTLDNRLSGIDATQQQRQQQHQQAQAEQLQNHPDIRLDTSSSESLLLSHTESPCYPIHQITLTDYGSSTPQSQFQWAFDNAAQTLKFTLPHCFGGEGLGVLMKQIQNEIISRGYVTTRVVTEEQDLRGGKLVLTVIPGKVRNTIVADSGNVPRFTRLHALTALTFDSGDLLNIRDIEQSLENLKRAPTVEANIEILPSESDKAEVGDSDLKISYNQAFPFRLNLGLDDAGSTSTGKWQASGTLSIDNIFSANDLFYTSFTHSIKQKGDDRGRRASKNFTLYYSVPLGYWNLAFSHNQSRYHQEVFGAFDNSYIYAGESDTDKLTLSYLLYRDAKRKTAVSGSLWSRQSQNYIDGAEIEVQKRRMAGWEAGFNHKEYFPTATLELSANFKRGTAARGALSAPEELFGEGTSRPKIITASLSLTKPFQWGSQSWQWQSSLNAQWNKTPLIAQDRFSIGGRYTVRGFDGELSLSGERGWNWRNELSWQFSPNHAFYWAVDGGRVSGWSTENQLGHHLMGTAIGLRGGVKGFSYDVFMGRPMRKPEGFRTSDGVAGFNIGYSF